CGAGGCCAGTGAGCGCGGCGCGTCGGCCAGGAGGTCCGCCGAGCAGCGCGAGGACGCCGGCCACGAGGAACCACGGCTTCGAGAAGTCGGCGAAGTCGGACAGCCTTCTCAGCGGCTGGTCGAACAGCGGCGTCTGCAGCTGCGCCACGGACTGGTACAGGGCCCGGTCGCAGCGGGCGAGGCGGTGCCGCAGCGACACCGCTCCCCTGTTCGACCAGACACCCGCGCCGACGTCACCAGGTGAGCTCGATCTCGAGTTCACTCTCCTCGTCTCCGACCTCGATCTCGAGCTTGAGGTTCACCTCGTCGGGCACGTGCACCGTGATGCGCATGCCACCGCGTTCGAACTCAACCTCGTTGTTGCTGGCGAGCGCGTCGGCGAGCACCCTCAGTCGGGCTGCGGCGTCCTCCCTGCTGAGCCGTTCGCTCTCGGCAATCTCGATCAGGTCCATTCCTGCCTCCTCTGTGTTGGCCCTGCGGGTGTCTGCTCTCGGCCGAGGGCGATCCGCGCGAGCTCGGCCACGCCGGCGAGCATCCCTTCGGGGACCATCGCCGACGGTGATGCGCCGGGGTGCCGGCGTGCGACGCGCACCCTCAGGACCCCGGGTCTGATGCGAAAGTGCAGCGGAGCGTCGAGGACCACCGTCTCGCCGTCGATGCCGGCGGGGAGGGGGTTGTCAGCCTGGACCTCGAAGGTCGGCGCAGACCACTCGCGCCACGGGCGTTGCGACGAGCG
This Knoellia sp. p5-6-4 DNA region includes the following protein-coding sequences:
- a CDS encoding amphi-Trp domain-containing protein, which produces MDLIEIAESERLSREDAAARLRVLADALASNNEVEFERGGMRITVHVPDEVNLKLEIEVGDEESELEIELTW